Proteins encoded by one window of Arachis ipaensis cultivar K30076 chromosome B04, Araip1.1, whole genome shotgun sequence:
- the LOC107638531 gene encoding squamosa promoter-binding-like protein 7 isoform X1, which translates to MEPLPSLPPPLNNNNMDDSSSIWDLTYLLDFNLDDLPLDPHQPSQPLDFDPPAPPDPHNIPPASPLPANDKVRKRDPRLTCSNFLAGRVPCACPEIDAQLENEGLPGKKRVRTVSAARGSPPTVCCQVPGCEVDITELKGYHRRHRVCLRCANAATVMLDGEAKRYCQQCGKFHVLSDFDEGKRSCRRKLERHNNRRRRKPADSRAEAAHEPLPVAQNEDSTNDGETGKGLDSSNLSCEINEKEVSLDLEDEPVANLNSAPDMQNITNDSVMTFLASGETQVNSGKDVSNLSNSPSYCDNKSAYSSLCQTGRISFKLYDWNPAEFPRRLRHQIFQWLASMPVELEGYIRPGCTILTIFIAMPKNMWINLLEDPMYYVRDLVAPGKFLSARGNALIYLNDMFFRIMKDGTSVTKVKVNMQAPRLHYVHPTYFEAGKPLEFVACGSNLMQPKFRLLVSFSGKYLKCEYCVPSPHNWTGNNMSCAFENQLYKIYVPHTEETLFGPAFIEVENESGLSNFIPVLIGDKEICSEMRTLQQRLDESLHSKQFQSTSGGSICSLCEDFAHRHTSSDLLVDIAWLLKNPTSENFERMMTASQIQRYCYLLDFLICHDSILILEKILPKLVIFTEGLKSNIVVSQTSDVDVTQLLNCMHLARDVINQNHQKGRGIVVHSETEGFRIEKTCTQDSLPSVSRIKSQDVLSRTDSKCGIMRSPTSNDKIDRIPLLKREIIMNMEELPKRSSRRYVGRGFLSSRPAMFVIVSVAVCLAVCVAVFHRGRVSELAVSIRRCLFNS; encoded by the exons ATGGAGCCCCTCCCTTCTCTCCCTCCCCCTCTAAACAACAACAACATGGACGATTCTTCTTCAATTTGGGATCTTACTTATCTTCTCGATTTCAACCTCGACGATTTACCCCTTGACCCTCACCAACCATCTCAACCGTTGGATTTCGATCCTCCAGCTCCTCCCGATCCACACAATATTCCTCCTGCTTCTCCTCTTCCCGCCAACGACAAGGTTCGGAAACGCGACCCGAGGCTCACGTGCTCCAACTTTCTCGCGGGCCGGGTTCCATGCGCGTGCCCCGAGATCGATGCTCAGCTCGAGAACGAGGGTCTCCCCGGCAAGAAGCGCGTGCGCACCGTTTCCGCCGCGCGTGGCTCACCCCCGACGGTTTGTTGCCAGGTTCCTGGCTGCGAGGTCGATATCACGGAGCTGAAGGGGTACCACCGGAGGCATAGGGTTTGCCTACGCTGTGCTAATGCTGCCACTGTTATGCTCGACGGCGAGGCCAAGAGATACTGTCAACAGTGTGGCaa GTTTCACGTGTTGTCAGATTTTGATGAAGGTAAACGTAGCTGTAGGAGAAAGTTAGAGCGCCATAACAATAGGAGGCGAAGAAAGCCAGCAGATTCAAGAGCTGAAGCTGCTCATGAACCTCTACCTGTTGCACAAAATGAGGATTCAACTAATGACGGGGAAACAGGAAAAGGTTTAG ATTCTTCAAATTTGAGTTgtgaaataaatgaaaaagaagtGTCACTGGATCTTGAAGATGAACCAGTTGCCAATCTGAACTCAGCTCCTGATATGCAGAATATTACAAATGACAGTGTTATGACTTTTCTTGCTTCTGGGGAAACACAAGTGAATAGTGGAAAAGATGTTTCCAACCTCTCTAACTCTCCTTCATATTGTGACAATAAGAGTGCTTATTCATCTTTG TGCCAAACAGGTCGGATTTCTTTCAAGCTTTATGATTGGAACCCTGCAGAATTTCCTAGAAGGCTACGCCACCAA ATATTCCAATGGTTGGCGAGTATGCCTGTTGAGCTTGAGGGATATATCCGCCCAGGGTGTACCATCCTGACAATTTTTATCGCCATGCCAAAGAATATGTGGATAAAT TTACTGGAAGACCCTATGTACTATGTGCGCGATCTTGTTGCTCCTGGAAAGTTCCTATCTGCAAGAGGCAATGCACTAATTTATCTGAATGATATGTTCTTCCGCATTATGAAAG ATGGAACTTCTGTGACAAAAGTCAAGGTAAATATGCAGGCACCAAGGCTTCACTATGTTCATCCCACGTACTTTGAGGCTGGGAAACCTCTGGAGTTTGTTGCTTGCGGAAGTAACTTGATGCAGCCTAAGTTTCG GCTTCTTGTATCTTTTTCTGGAAAGTATCTGAAGTGTGAATATTGTGTTCCATCTCCACATAACTGGACTGGGAACAATATGTCATGTGCTTTTGAGAATCAGTTATACAAGATATATGTCCCTCATACAGAGGAAACTCTCTTTGGGCCTGCATTTATTGAG GTGGAGAATGAGTCTGGTTTATCAAACTTCATTCCTGTTCTCATTGGGGACAAAGAAATTTGCAGTGAGATGAGGACATTACAGCAAAGGTTAGATGAGTCTCTTCATTCTAAACAATTCCAGTCTACATCTGGTGGTTCTATCTGCAGCTTGTGTGAAGATTTTGCACATAGGCACACATCATCAGACTTGCTTGTAGATATAGCATGGTTGCTTAAGAACCCTACCTCAGAAAATTTTGAGAGAATGATGACGGCTTCACAAATTCAAAGATACTGTTACCTGTTGGACTTTCTTATATGCCATGATTCAATACTcattttggaaaaaatattacCAAAGTTGGTGATCTTTACAGAAGGCTTGAAATCAAATATTGTGGTTAGTCAGACGAGTGATGTTGATGTGACACAACTACTGAATTGCATGCATCTTGCTAGAGATGTTATTAATCAGAATCATCAGAAAGGCAGAGGCATAGTTGTGCATTCTGAAACAGAAGGCTTTAGGATTGAAAAAACCTGCACCCAAGACAGCTTGCCATCAGTTTCGAGAATAAAAAGTCAG GATGTTCTATCCAGAACGGATTCAAAGTGTGGAATAATGAGAAGCCCAACATCTAATGACAAAATTGATAGGATACCACTTTTGAAGAGGGAGATTATAATGAATATGGAAGAGTTGCCTAAACGATCCAGCCGGCGATATGTCGGTAGGGGATTCTTGAGCTCTCGACCGGCAATGTTTGTGATTGTTTCGGTTGCTGTTTGTCTTGCAGTATGTGTAGCCGTCTTTCACCGGGGGAGGGTTAGTGAGTTAGCTGTATCCATTAGAAGGTGCTTGTTTAACTCTTAG
- the LOC107638531 gene encoding squamosa promoter-binding-like protein 7 isoform X2 has product MEPLPSLPPPLNNNNMDDSSSIWDLTYLLDFNLDDLPLDPHQPSQPLDFDPPAPPDPHNIPPASPLPANDKVRKRDPRLTCSNFLAGRVPCACPEIDAQLENEGLPGKKRVRTVSAARGSPPTVCCQVPGCEVDITELKGYHRRHRVCLRCANAATVMLDGEAKRYCQQCGKFHVLSDFDEGKRSCRRKLERHNNRRRRKPADSRAEAAHEPLPVAQNEDSTNDGETGKDSSNLSCEINEKEVSLDLEDEPVANLNSAPDMQNITNDSVMTFLASGETQVNSGKDVSNLSNSPSYCDNKSAYSSLCQTGRISFKLYDWNPAEFPRRLRHQIFQWLASMPVELEGYIRPGCTILTIFIAMPKNMWINLLEDPMYYVRDLVAPGKFLSARGNALIYLNDMFFRIMKDGTSVTKVKVNMQAPRLHYVHPTYFEAGKPLEFVACGSNLMQPKFRLLVSFSGKYLKCEYCVPSPHNWTGNNMSCAFENQLYKIYVPHTEETLFGPAFIEVENESGLSNFIPVLIGDKEICSEMRTLQQRLDESLHSKQFQSTSGGSICSLCEDFAHRHTSSDLLVDIAWLLKNPTSENFERMMTASQIQRYCYLLDFLICHDSILILEKILPKLVIFTEGLKSNIVVSQTSDVDVTQLLNCMHLARDVINQNHQKGRGIVVHSETEGFRIEKTCTQDSLPSVSRIKSQDVLSRTDSKCGIMRSPTSNDKIDRIPLLKREIIMNMEELPKRSSRRYVGRGFLSSRPAMFVIVSVAVCLAVCVAVFHRGRVSELAVSIRRCLFNS; this is encoded by the exons ATGGAGCCCCTCCCTTCTCTCCCTCCCCCTCTAAACAACAACAACATGGACGATTCTTCTTCAATTTGGGATCTTACTTATCTTCTCGATTTCAACCTCGACGATTTACCCCTTGACCCTCACCAACCATCTCAACCGTTGGATTTCGATCCTCCAGCTCCTCCCGATCCACACAATATTCCTCCTGCTTCTCCTCTTCCCGCCAACGACAAGGTTCGGAAACGCGACCCGAGGCTCACGTGCTCCAACTTTCTCGCGGGCCGGGTTCCATGCGCGTGCCCCGAGATCGATGCTCAGCTCGAGAACGAGGGTCTCCCCGGCAAGAAGCGCGTGCGCACCGTTTCCGCCGCGCGTGGCTCACCCCCGACGGTTTGTTGCCAGGTTCCTGGCTGCGAGGTCGATATCACGGAGCTGAAGGGGTACCACCGGAGGCATAGGGTTTGCCTACGCTGTGCTAATGCTGCCACTGTTATGCTCGACGGCGAGGCCAAGAGATACTGTCAACAGTGTGGCaa GTTTCACGTGTTGTCAGATTTTGATGAAGGTAAACGTAGCTGTAGGAGAAAGTTAGAGCGCCATAACAATAGGAGGCGAAGAAAGCCAGCAGATTCAAGAGCTGAAGCTGCTCATGAACCTCTACCTGTTGCACAAAATGAGGATTCAACTAATGACGGGGAAACAGGAAAAG ATTCTTCAAATTTGAGTTgtgaaataaatgaaaaagaagtGTCACTGGATCTTGAAGATGAACCAGTTGCCAATCTGAACTCAGCTCCTGATATGCAGAATATTACAAATGACAGTGTTATGACTTTTCTTGCTTCTGGGGAAACACAAGTGAATAGTGGAAAAGATGTTTCCAACCTCTCTAACTCTCCTTCATATTGTGACAATAAGAGTGCTTATTCATCTTTG TGCCAAACAGGTCGGATTTCTTTCAAGCTTTATGATTGGAACCCTGCAGAATTTCCTAGAAGGCTACGCCACCAA ATATTCCAATGGTTGGCGAGTATGCCTGTTGAGCTTGAGGGATATATCCGCCCAGGGTGTACCATCCTGACAATTTTTATCGCCATGCCAAAGAATATGTGGATAAAT TTACTGGAAGACCCTATGTACTATGTGCGCGATCTTGTTGCTCCTGGAAAGTTCCTATCTGCAAGAGGCAATGCACTAATTTATCTGAATGATATGTTCTTCCGCATTATGAAAG ATGGAACTTCTGTGACAAAAGTCAAGGTAAATATGCAGGCACCAAGGCTTCACTATGTTCATCCCACGTACTTTGAGGCTGGGAAACCTCTGGAGTTTGTTGCTTGCGGAAGTAACTTGATGCAGCCTAAGTTTCG GCTTCTTGTATCTTTTTCTGGAAAGTATCTGAAGTGTGAATATTGTGTTCCATCTCCACATAACTGGACTGGGAACAATATGTCATGTGCTTTTGAGAATCAGTTATACAAGATATATGTCCCTCATACAGAGGAAACTCTCTTTGGGCCTGCATTTATTGAG GTGGAGAATGAGTCTGGTTTATCAAACTTCATTCCTGTTCTCATTGGGGACAAAGAAATTTGCAGTGAGATGAGGACATTACAGCAAAGGTTAGATGAGTCTCTTCATTCTAAACAATTCCAGTCTACATCTGGTGGTTCTATCTGCAGCTTGTGTGAAGATTTTGCACATAGGCACACATCATCAGACTTGCTTGTAGATATAGCATGGTTGCTTAAGAACCCTACCTCAGAAAATTTTGAGAGAATGATGACGGCTTCACAAATTCAAAGATACTGTTACCTGTTGGACTTTCTTATATGCCATGATTCAATACTcattttggaaaaaatattacCAAAGTTGGTGATCTTTACAGAAGGCTTGAAATCAAATATTGTGGTTAGTCAGACGAGTGATGTTGATGTGACACAACTACTGAATTGCATGCATCTTGCTAGAGATGTTATTAATCAGAATCATCAGAAAGGCAGAGGCATAGTTGTGCATTCTGAAACAGAAGGCTTTAGGATTGAAAAAACCTGCACCCAAGACAGCTTGCCATCAGTTTCGAGAATAAAAAGTCAG GATGTTCTATCCAGAACGGATTCAAAGTGTGGAATAATGAGAAGCCCAACATCTAATGACAAAATTGATAGGATACCACTTTTGAAGAGGGAGATTATAATGAATATGGAAGAGTTGCCTAAACGATCCAGCCGGCGATATGTCGGTAGGGGATTCTTGAGCTCTCGACCGGCAATGTTTGTGATTGTTTCGGTTGCTGTTTGTCTTGCAGTATGTGTAGCCGTCTTTCACCGGGGGAGGGTTAGTGAGTTAGCTGTATCCATTAGAAGGTGCTTGTTTAACTCTTAG
- the LOC107638531 gene encoding squamosa promoter-binding-like protein 7 isoform X3 — MLPLLCSTARPRDTVNSVANFDEGKRSCRRKLERHNNRRRRKPADSRAEAAHEPLPVAQNEDSTNDGETGKGLDSSNLSCEINEKEVSLDLEDEPVANLNSAPDMQNITNDSVMTFLASGETQVNSGKDVSNLSNSPSYCDNKSAYSSLCQTGRISFKLYDWNPAEFPRRLRHQIFQWLASMPVELEGYIRPGCTILTIFIAMPKNMWINLLEDPMYYVRDLVAPGKFLSARGNALIYLNDMFFRIMKDGTSVTKVKVNMQAPRLHYVHPTYFEAGKPLEFVACGSNLMQPKFRLLVSFSGKYLKCEYCVPSPHNWTGNNMSCAFENQLYKIYVPHTEETLFGPAFIEVENESGLSNFIPVLIGDKEICSEMRTLQQRLDESLHSKQFQSTSGGSICSLCEDFAHRHTSSDLLVDIAWLLKNPTSENFERMMTASQIQRYCYLLDFLICHDSILILEKILPKLVIFTEGLKSNIVVSQTSDVDVTQLLNCMHLARDVINQNHQKGRGIVVHSETEGFRIEKTCTQDSLPSVSRIKSQDVLSRTDSKCGIMRSPTSNDKIDRIPLLKREIIMNMEELPKRSSRRYVGRGFLSSRPAMFVIVSVAVCLAVCVAVFHRGRVSELAVSIRRCLFNS, encoded by the exons ATGCTGCCACTGTTATGCTCGACGGCGAGGCCAAGAGATACTGTCAACAGTGTGGCaa ATTTTGATGAAGGTAAACGTAGCTGTAGGAGAAAGTTAGAGCGCCATAACAATAGGAGGCGAAGAAAGCCAGCAGATTCAAGAGCTGAAGCTGCTCATGAACCTCTACCTGTTGCACAAAATGAGGATTCAACTAATGACGGGGAAACAGGAAAAGGTTTAG ATTCTTCAAATTTGAGTTgtgaaataaatgaaaaagaagtGTCACTGGATCTTGAAGATGAACCAGTTGCCAATCTGAACTCAGCTCCTGATATGCAGAATATTACAAATGACAGTGTTATGACTTTTCTTGCTTCTGGGGAAACACAAGTGAATAGTGGAAAAGATGTTTCCAACCTCTCTAACTCTCCTTCATATTGTGACAATAAGAGTGCTTATTCATCTTTG TGCCAAACAGGTCGGATTTCTTTCAAGCTTTATGATTGGAACCCTGCAGAATTTCCTAGAAGGCTACGCCACCAA ATATTCCAATGGTTGGCGAGTATGCCTGTTGAGCTTGAGGGATATATCCGCCCAGGGTGTACCATCCTGACAATTTTTATCGCCATGCCAAAGAATATGTGGATAAAT TTACTGGAAGACCCTATGTACTATGTGCGCGATCTTGTTGCTCCTGGAAAGTTCCTATCTGCAAGAGGCAATGCACTAATTTATCTGAATGATATGTTCTTCCGCATTATGAAAG ATGGAACTTCTGTGACAAAAGTCAAGGTAAATATGCAGGCACCAAGGCTTCACTATGTTCATCCCACGTACTTTGAGGCTGGGAAACCTCTGGAGTTTGTTGCTTGCGGAAGTAACTTGATGCAGCCTAAGTTTCG GCTTCTTGTATCTTTTTCTGGAAAGTATCTGAAGTGTGAATATTGTGTTCCATCTCCACATAACTGGACTGGGAACAATATGTCATGTGCTTTTGAGAATCAGTTATACAAGATATATGTCCCTCATACAGAGGAAACTCTCTTTGGGCCTGCATTTATTGAG GTGGAGAATGAGTCTGGTTTATCAAACTTCATTCCTGTTCTCATTGGGGACAAAGAAATTTGCAGTGAGATGAGGACATTACAGCAAAGGTTAGATGAGTCTCTTCATTCTAAACAATTCCAGTCTACATCTGGTGGTTCTATCTGCAGCTTGTGTGAAGATTTTGCACATAGGCACACATCATCAGACTTGCTTGTAGATATAGCATGGTTGCTTAAGAACCCTACCTCAGAAAATTTTGAGAGAATGATGACGGCTTCACAAATTCAAAGATACTGTTACCTGTTGGACTTTCTTATATGCCATGATTCAATACTcattttggaaaaaatattacCAAAGTTGGTGATCTTTACAGAAGGCTTGAAATCAAATATTGTGGTTAGTCAGACGAGTGATGTTGATGTGACACAACTACTGAATTGCATGCATCTTGCTAGAGATGTTATTAATCAGAATCATCAGAAAGGCAGAGGCATAGTTGTGCATTCTGAAACAGAAGGCTTTAGGATTGAAAAAACCTGCACCCAAGACAGCTTGCCATCAGTTTCGAGAATAAAAAGTCAG GATGTTCTATCCAGAACGGATTCAAAGTGTGGAATAATGAGAAGCCCAACATCTAATGACAAAATTGATAGGATACCACTTTTGAAGAGGGAGATTATAATGAATATGGAAGAGTTGCCTAAACGATCCAGCCGGCGATATGTCGGTAGGGGATTCTTGAGCTCTCGACCGGCAATGTTTGTGATTGTTTCGGTTGCTGTTTGTCTTGCAGTATGTGTAGCCGTCTTTCACCGGGGGAGGGTTAGTGAGTTAGCTGTATCCATTAGAAGGTGCTTGTTTAACTCTTAG
- the LOC110270508 gene encoding uncharacterized protein LOC110270508 gives MHTARVRGKAATLRRQSSMQAFDVDGASGIVSKTYDGCCFCPLPVVPLKSKTSSNLDRWFLRCPMWKNTQMRCGYFQWLDEIQAECVEGEVSSENSNMLGKSEPKKKGRINVDCGDGQEIQRMMMVLSVVNDMKENLKRVELCLIFMCILIGLNMALIMFSLAK, from the exons ATGCATACAGCAAGGGTTCGTGGAAAAGCTGCAACGCTGAGAAGGCAGTCATCGATGCAAGCCTTCGACGTGGATGGTGCTTCGGGTATTGTGAGTAAAACTTACGATGGCTGTTGCTTTTGTCCCCTTCCAGTGGTTCCGTTGAAGTCGAAGACAAGTAGCAACCTTGATAGATGGTTTCTACGCTGCCCTATGTGGAAG AACACACAAATGCGTTGCGGGTATTTCCAATGGTTGGATGAAATACAAGCGGAATGTGTGGAAGGAGAAGTTTCTTCAGAGAACAGTAATATGCTGGGCAAGTCAGAACCCAAAAAGAAAGGCAGAATCAATGTCGACTGTGGGGATGGCCAGGAAATTCAAAGGATGATGATGGTACTATCTGTGGTGAATGACATGAAGGAGAATCTGAAGAGGGTTGAGTTGTGCCTaatttttatgtgtattttgatTGGGTTAAATATGGCTTTGATTATGTTTAGTTTGGCTAAGTAG
- the LOC110271408 gene encoding proteoglycan 4-like, protein MFHISSIPSQEYWEHHEGLSCLPPPYKRPIGRPTKNRRKDSTEQSSGSQYKAKRRYGQITCQTCKRTRHNSRICPDKRTGTAAKEPDLDEEEAREQEANWEETMEAAHAAHVADEEDLTQNHPQRQPDQNNINDGNTTTNALPLNVATIPAATNLVGPTATSEPAPAPKRRGRPSFVRDNPVPPRERGSTTRTGLAATTTPPTPAQNAAAAPLPPAQPRVVRPDVGSRSQISASPSNVGSLPQGPLLRPTLQAQHTAPFRPPTVTRETMAAASPATQSRFTGFMPTPSLKKKKPSGPPPSKPSTNDKK, encoded by the exons ATGTTTCACATTAGCAGCATACCGAGTCAGGAGTACTGGGAGCATCACGAAGGGCTGTCATGTTTGCCCCCTCCATACAAGAGGCCTATTGGCAGACCTACAAAGAATAGGAGAAAGGATAGCACTGAGCAAAGTTCTGGCAGCCAATATAAGGCCAAGAGAAGATACGGACAGATAACATGCCAAACCTGCAAAAGG ACTAGACATAATAGCAGAATTTGTCCTGACAAAAGAACTGGAACAGCAGCTAAAGAACCAGATCTTGATGAGGAAGAAGCTAGGGAGCAAGAAGCTAACTGGGAGGAGACCATGGAGGCTGCACACGCTGCACATGTTGCAGATGAGGAAGACCTCACTCAAAACCATCCACAAAGACAGCCTGATCAG AATAACATCAATGATGGCAACACTACAACAAATGCTTTACCCCTTAATGTAGCCACCATACCAGCAGCAACCAACTTGGTTGGTCCAACAGCTACTTCAGAACCAGCACCAGCACCAAAGAGGAGAGGTAGACCATCTTTTGTAAGGGACAACCCAGTTCCACCAAGAGAAAGAGGCAGCACAACTCGAACAGGACTGGCAGCCACTACAACACCTCCAACTCCAGCACAAAATGCAGCAGCTGCACCACTACCCCCTGCTCAACCTAGAGTTGTCAGGCCTGATGTTGGGTCTAGATCCCAAATTTCTGCATCTCCATCCAATGTTGGGTCATTGCCTCAAGGTCCATTACTTAGGCCTACTCTTCAGGCCCAACATACAGCACCATTTAGGCCACCAACTGTGACTAGGGAGACCATGGCAGCAGCAAGCCCAGCCACACAGAGCAGGTTCACAGGCTTTATGCCCACCCCATccttgaagaagaaaaagccatCCGGACCACCACCATCAAAGCCATCAACAAATGACAAGAAATGA